A single region of the Epinephelus moara isolate mb chromosome 14, YSFRI_EMoa_1.0, whole genome shotgun sequence genome encodes:
- the LOC126400817 gene encoding uncharacterized protein LOC126400817 isoform X2, which produces MVVTGLDWVLRSSLVWTLSYSRLWFGLGLMVFSGLDWVLQSSLVWTGSYSGLWFGPLLIVVSGLDTVLRSSLVWTESYRLLWFGLGLMVVTGLDWVLRSSLVWTLSYSCLWFGLGLMVVTGLDWVLQSSLVWTLSYSCLWFGLGLTVFSGLDTVLQSYLWFGLGLTVFSGLDTVSRSSLVWTGFYGLLWFGLGLMVFSGLDWVLRSSLVWTGSYGSLWFGLGLMVVSGLDWVLWSSLVWTGSYGLFWFGHCLTVVSGLDWVLWLSLVWTGSYGRLWFGLGLMVVSGLDWVLRSSLVWTGSYGSLWFGLGLMVISGLDWVLW; this is translated from the exons ATGGTTGTCACTGGTTTGGACTGGGTCTTACGGTCTTCTCTGGTTTGGACACTGTCTTACAGTCGTCTCTGGTTTGGACTGGGTCTTATGGTCTTCTCTGGTTTGGACTGGGTCTTACAGTCTTCTCTGGTTTGGACTGGGTCTTACAGTGGTCTCTGGTTTGGACCCCTTCTTATAGTTGTCTCTGGGTTGGACACCGTCTTACGGTCGTCTCTGGTTTGGACTGAGTCTTACCGTCTTCTCTGGTTTGGACTGGGTCTAATGGTTGTCACTGGTTTGGACTGGGTCTTACGGTCTTCTCTGGTTTGGACACTGTCTTACAGTTGTCTCTGGTTTGGACTGGGTCTAATGGTTGTCACTGGTTTGGACTGGGTCTTACAGTCTTCTCTGGTTTGGACACTGTCTTACAGTTGTCTCTGGTTTGGACTGGGTCTTACGGTCTTCTCTGGTTTGGACACCGTCTTACAGTCGTATCTCTGGTTTGGACTGGGTCTTACGGTCTTCTCTGGTTTGGACACTGTCTCACGGTCGTCTCTGGTTTGGACTGGGTTTTATGGTCTTCTCTGGTTTGGACTGGGTCTTATGGTCTTCTCTGGTTTGGACTGGGTATTACGGTCGTCCCTGGTTTGGACTGGGTCTTATGGTAGTCTCTGGTTTGGACTAGGTCTTATGGTAGTCTCTGGTTTGGACTGGGTCTTATGGTCATCTCTGGTTTGGACTGGGTCTTACGGTCTTTTCTGGTTTGGACACTGTCTTACGGTCGTCTCTGGTTTGGACTGGGTCTTATGGTTGTCTCTGGTTTGGACTGGGTCTTACGGTCGTCTCTGGTTTGGACTGGGTCTTATGGTTGTCTCTGGTTTGGACTGGGTATTACGGTCGTCCCTGGTTTGGACTGGGTCTTATGGTAGTCTCTGGTTTGGACTGGGTCTTATGGTCATCTCTG GTTTGGACTGGGTCTTATGGTAG
- the LOC126400817 gene encoding uncharacterized protein LOC126400817 isoform X1, which produces MVVTGLDWVLRSSLVWTLSYSRLWFGLGLMVFSGLDWVLQSSLVWTGSYSGLWFGPLLIVVSGLDTVLRSSLVWTESYRLLWFGLGLMVVTGLDWVLRSSLVWTLSYSCLWFGLGLMVVTGLDWVLQSSLVWTLSYSCLWFGLGLTVFSGLDTVLQSYLWFGLGLTVFSGLDTVSRSSLVWTGFYGLLWFGLGLMVFSGLDWVLRSSLVWTGSYGSLWFGLGLMVVSGLDWVLWSSLVWTGSYGLFWFGHCLTVVSGLDWVLWLSLVWTGSYGRLWFGLGLMVVSGLDWVLRSSLVWTGSYGSLWFGLGLMVIPGLDWVHFNKKCFCTGSCWCVLVF; this is translated from the exons ATGGTTGTCACTGGTTTGGACTGGGTCTTACGGTCTTCTCTGGTTTGGACACTGTCTTACAGTCGTCTCTGGTTTGGACTGGGTCTTATGGTCTTCTCTGGTTTGGACTGGGTCTTACAGTCTTCTCTGGTTTGGACTGGGTCTTACAGTGGTCTCTGGTTTGGACCCCTTCTTATAGTTGTCTCTGGGTTGGACACCGTCTTACGGTCGTCTCTGGTTTGGACTGAGTCTTACCGTCTTCTCTGGTTTGGACTGGGTCTAATGGTTGTCACTGGTTTGGACTGGGTCTTACGGTCTTCTCTGGTTTGGACACTGTCTTACAGTTGTCTCTGGTTTGGACTGGGTCTAATGGTTGTCACTGGTTTGGACTGGGTCTTACAGTCTTCTCTGGTTTGGACACTGTCTTACAGTTGTCTCTGGTTTGGACTGGGTCTTACGGTCTTCTCTGGTTTGGACACCGTCTTACAGTCGTATCTCTGGTTTGGACTGGGTCTTACGGTCTTCTCTGGTTTGGACACTGTCTCACGGTCGTCTCTGGTTTGGACTGGGTTTTATGGTCTTCTCTGGTTTGGACTGGGTCTTATGGTCTTCTCTGGTTTGGACTGGGTATTACGGTCGTCCCTGGTTTGGACTGGGTCTTATGGTAGTCTCTGGTTTGGACTAGGTCTTATGGTAGTCTCTGGTTTGGACTGGGTCTTATGGTCATCTCTGGTTTGGACTGGGTCTTACGGTCTTTTCTGGTTTGGACACTGTCTTACGGTCGTCTCTGGTTTGGACTGGGTCTTATGGTTGTCTCTGGTTTGGACTGGGTCTTACGGTCGTCTCTGGTTTGGACTGGGTCTTATGGTTGTCTCTGGTTTGGACTGGGTATTACGGTCGTCCCTGGTTTGGACTGGGTCTTATGGTAGTCTCTGGTTTGGACTGG GTCTTATGGTCATCCCTGGTTTGGACTGggtacattttaataaaaaatgtttctgcactGGATCCTGCTGGTGTGTACTGGTTTTCTGA
- the traf3 gene encoding TNF receptor-associated factor 3 yields the protein MSAGRSADGREVQIPLQQVAPSLTTPLSVVPPIPQPSHRQANPWPPSDPTASQGVPAGFLPLHGGFRDHFVETPEAKYCCEACRLVLCQPRQTECGHRFCQSCIKDILSHPNPVCPADMEPLFKDKIFRDVCCHREIMALKVYCRSEANGCQEQMSLQQIPDHLNVCPFYEVPCPLGKCKERMMRKEIPDHLSWKCKHRETSCEFCMTKMPLTDLQKHKETVCPAFPVSCPNHCTFSSLPRSELSSHQHDCPKAQVSCQFHRYGCTFKGLNQDMRQHESTFAAEHLRMMASRNSTLENKVEDIKGELLERYKVLPALSSRLSELENQNDELREKNRQMEQKLATMQKLMSSHSEKLLEVELELRSLRVLRDEVENLRGTLENVRTRLNALEQGGRSGTGSTTNTLASLETQLSVHEIRLADMDLRFQVLETASYNGTLIWKIRDYKRRKQEAVAAKTLSLYSQPFYTGYFGYKMCARVYLNGDGMGKGTHLSLFFVVMRGEYDALLPWPFKQKVTLMLMDQGPSRKHLGDAFKPDPNSSSFRRPAAEMNIASGCPLFVSQSVLETGSYIKDDTIFIKVTVDTSDLPDP from the exons ATGTCAGCGGGGAGGAGTGCTGACGGGAGGGAGGTGCAGATTCCCCTCCAGCAGGTGGCGCCCTCCCTGACCACGCCCCTATCTGTGGTCCCGCCCATCCCTCAGCCCTCTCACCGCCAAGCCAATCCCTGGCCTCCCAGCGACCCCACTGCTTCACAAG gTGTCCCTGCAGGTTTCCTGCCTCTTCACGGAGGATTCAGAGATCACTTTGTAGAAACTCCAGAAGCCAAATACTGCTGCGAGGCCTGCAGGCTGGTCCTGTGTCAGCCCCGCCAGACTGAGTGTGGACACCGCTTCTGTCAGAGCTGCATCAAGGACATCCTcag TCACCCAAACCCGGTATGTCCAGCTGACATGGAGCCTTTGTTCAAAGACAAG ATCTTCCGAGACGTTTGCTGCCATCGGGAGATCATGGCACTAAAGGTTTACTGTCGTAGTGAAGCTAACGGCTGTCAGGAGCAGATGAGTCTGCAGCAGATAcct GACCACCTGAATGTGTGTCCGTTCTACGAGGTTCCCTGTCCGTTGGGGAAATGTAAAGAGCGAATGATGAGGAAAGAGATTCCCGACCACCTGAGCtggaaatgtaaacacagagaGACCAGCTGCGAGTTCTGCATGACCAAGATGCCTCTGACTGACCTGCAG aaacacaaagagacggTGTGTCCAGCGTTCCCAGTGTCGTGTCCGAACCACTGCACCTTCTCGTCCCTTCCCCGCAGTGAG ctgtccaGTCACCAACATGACTGTCCCAAAGCTCAGGTGAGCTGTCAGTTCCACCGCTACGGCTGCACCTTCAAG ggtttgaaccaggacATGAGGCAACATGAGTCGACCTTTGCAGCTGAACACCTGAGAATGATGGCCAGCAGAAACTCCACGTTAGAGAACAAG GTGGAGGATATTAAAGGTGAGCTGTTGGAGAGGTATAAGGTGCTTCCTGCTCTCAGCAGTCGACTGTCTGAACTGGAGAACCAGAACGATGAGCTGAGAGAGAAGAACCGACAGATGGAGCAGAAACTGGCCACCATGCAG AAACTAATGAGCTCGCACTCAGAGAAGCTCCTGGAGGTGGAGCTGGAGCTTCGTTCTCTCCGCGTGCTCAGAGATGAGGTGGAGAACCTGAGAGGAACGCTGGAGAACGTCCGGACGAGACTGAACGCTCTGGAACAGGGGGGACGCAGCGGGACCGGGTCCACAACAAACACTCTGg CTTCCCTGGAGACTCAGCTAAGTGTCCATGAGATCCGATTGGCCGACATGGACCTGCGTTTCCAGGTGCTGGAGACAGCAAGCTACAATGGGACTCTGATCTGGAAGATTCGTGACTACAAGAGACGGAAACAGGAAGCGGTAGCTGCAAAGACACTGTCCTTGTACTCGCAGCCATTTTACACCGGATACTTCGGGTACAAAATGTGCGCCCGCGTCTACCTGAACGGAGACGGCATGGGCAAGGGGACGCATCTGTCGCTGTTTTTTGTGGTGATGAGGGGCGAGTACGACGCACTGCTGCCCTGGCCCTTCAAACAGAAG GTGACTCTGATGCTGATGGACCAGGGACCGTCCAGGAAACACTTGGGGGACGCCTTTAAGCCTGatccaaacagcagcagcttcaggcgtcctgcagcagagatgaaCATCGCCTCCGGCTGCcctctgtttgtgtctcagaGCGTCCTGGAGACCGGCAGCTACATCAAAGACGACACCATCTTCATCAAA GTTACCGTGGATACCTCTGACCTTCCTGACCCGTGA
- the rcor1 gene encoding REST corepressor 1, with protein MPAMLERNPEGPGKRRGRAPAGSGSSGPGAAANPGGKSLSGNGTSTNSCWEEGSSGSSSDEEHGGGGMRVGAQYQAVVPDFDSEVAKAAQLRDNLGMLVWIPSNCLNQTQLDEYIAIAKEKHGYSMEQALGMLFWHKHNIEKSLADLPNFTPFPDEWTVEDRVLFEQAFSFHGKSFHRIQQMLPDKSMASLVRFYYSWKKSRSKTSLMDRQTRKNKRERDDSDDEVEDGNPNPPSESEPDPNKEDKKEVSSGSERPEVKPAPGLKTGSKASQRLKKRPPKGMFLNQQDVVSLSSSSAQGLIRQLDCQLVSIKRQIQTIKQSNSSLKEKISSGVEEYRQPEVTQKFNTRWTTEEQLLAVQAIRKYGRDFQAISDVIGNKSVVQVKNFLVNYRRRFNLDEVLQEWEAEHGMEAGDRGGGEEDKMEECPAEEEEVTAKETKETKEDSSSLMDTEKPLAS; from the exons ATGCCGGCGATGCTGGAGAGAAACCCGGAGGGTCCGGGAAAGAGAAGAGGCAGAGCCCCGGCGGGCAGCGGCAGCAGCGGCCCCGGGGCAGCAGCGAACCCCGGCGGGAAGAGCCTGTCCGGTAATGGAACCAGCACTAACAGCTGCTGGGAAGAAGGAAGCTCAGGCTCCAGCAGCGACGAGGAGCATG gTGGAGGAGGGATGCGGGTCGGAGCACAGTACCAGGCCGTGGTTCCGGACTTTGACTCGG AGGTGGCCAAGGCAGCTCAGCTCAGAGATAACCTCGGCATGTTGGTGTGGATCCCCAGCAACTGTCTGAACCAGACTCAGT TGGACGAGTACATCGCCATCGCCAAGGAGAAACATGGCTACAGCATGGAGCAG GCTCTGGGGATGCTCTTctggcacaaacacaacattgagAAATCTCTGGCCGACCTGCCGAACTTCACTCCGTTTCCTGATGAGTGGACGGTGGAGGACAGAGTCCTGTTTGAACAAGCCTTCAGCTTCCACGGGAAGAGCTTCCACCGAATCCAGCAGATG ttaCCTGATAAATCCATGGCCAGTTTGGTTCGCTTTTATTACTCCTGGAAGAAAAGTCGCAGTAAAACGAGTCTGATGGACCGACAGACACGGaaaaacaagagagaaagagacgacAG TGACGATGAAGTTGAGGACGGAAACCCCAATCCTCCCAGTGAGTCTGAACCTGACCCAAATAAAGAAGACAAGAAGGAG GTGAGTTCTGGATCAGAGAGGCCAGAGGTCAAACCAGCTCCAGGACTGAAG ACAGGCAGTAAGGCGTCTCAGCGGCTGAAGAAACGTCCTCCTAAAGGAATGTTTCTGAATCAACAGGACGTTGTTTCGCTCTCGTCTTCATCTGCTCAGGGACTCATCAGACAACTGGACTGTCAACTGGTCTCCATCAAGAGACAG atTCAGACCATCAAACAGTCAAACAGCTCTCTGAAGGAGAAAATCAGCTCAGGAGTCGAAGAGTACAGACAGCCTGAG GTGACTCAGAAGTTTAACACTCGTTGGaccacagaggagcagctgctcgCTGTACAAG CCATCAGGAAATATGGGCGGGACTTCCAGGCGATCTCAGATGTGATTGGTAACAAGTCTGTGGTTCAGGTGAAGAACTTCCTGGTAAACTACAGACGGAGGTTCAACCTGGACGAGGTTCTTCAGGAGTGGGAGGCTGAACATGGGATGGAGGCGGGAGACAGGGGAGGAGGCGAGGAGGACAAGATGGAGGAGTGTcctgctgaggaggaggaggtcactGCCAAGGAGACAAAGGAGACAAAGGAG GACTCGTCCTCTCTCATGGACACCGAGAAGCCTCTGGCCTCCTGA